A genomic window from Gossypium hirsutum isolate 1008001.06 chromosome D10, Gossypium_hirsutum_v2.1, whole genome shotgun sequence includes:
- the LOC107930668 gene encoding protein FLX-like 2 isoform X3 yields MEQKLATQHVEMQRLGTENQRTAATNGTLRQELAAAQHELQILHAQIGAVTSEREQQMTSLTDKIAKMEAELQAAEPVKMVWGRLSGEPQRVLLTTNVGIMLLV; encoded by the exons ATGGAACAAAAGCTTGCTACACAACATGTGGAAATGCAGAGACTTGGTACAGAAAACCAGAGAACTGCTGCTACCAATGGAACATTGAGACAGGAACTTGCTGCTGCACAGCATGAGTTGCAGATCTTGCATGCTCAGATAGGAGCTGTAACATCTGAAAGAGAACAACAAATGACGAGCCTTACGGATAAAATAGCTAAGATGGAAGCAGAACTGCAAGCAGCTGAGCCTGTTAAG ATGGTATGGGGACGGCTGAGTGGAGAGCCGCAAAGAGTCCTGCTTACTACAAACGTGGGGATTATGCTCCTGGTTTAA
- the LOC107930668 gene encoding protein FLX-like 2 isoform X2, whose protein sequence is MEQKLATQHVEMQRLGTENQRTAATNGTLRQELAAAQHELQILHAQIGAVTSEREQQMTSLTDKIAKMEAELQAAEPVKVELQQMVWGRLSGEPQRVLLTTNVGIMLLV, encoded by the exons ATGGAACAAAAGCTTGCTACACAACATGTGGAAATGCAGAGACTTGGTACAGAAAACCAGAGAACTGCTGCTACCAATGGAACATTGAGACAGGAACTTGCTGCTGCACAGCATGAGTTGCAGATCTTGCATGCTCAGATAGGAGCTGTAACATCTGAAAGAGAACAACAAATGACGAGCCTTACGGATAAAATAGCTAAGATGGAAGCAGAACTGCAAGCAGCTGAGCCTGTTAAGGTAGAGTTGCAGCAG ATGGTATGGGGACGGCTGAGTGGAGAGCCGCAAAGAGTCCTGCTTACTACAAACGTGGGGATTATGCTCCTGGTTTAA
- the LOC107930668 gene encoding protein FLX-like 2 isoform X1 — MEQKLATQHVEMQRLGTENQRTAATNGTLRQELAAAQHELQILHAQIGAVTSEREQQMTSLTDKIAKMEAELQAAEPVKVELQQSVVFFALSGDGATNQGQLFEALNISAL; from the exons ATGGAACAAAAGCTTGCTACACAACATGTGGAAATGCAGAGACTTGGTACAGAAAACCAGAGAACTGCTGCTACCAATGGAACATTGAGACAGGAACTTGCTGCTGCACAGCATGAGTTGCAGATCTTGCATGCTCAGATAGGAGCTGTAACATCTGAAAGAGAACAACAAATGACGAGCCTTACGGATAAAATAGCTAAGATGGAAGCAGAACTGCAAGCAGCTGAGCCTGTTAAGGTAGAGTTGCAGCAG AGTGTTGTATTCTTTGCTTTATCTGGTGATGGGGCTACTAATCAAGGGCAGTTGTTTGAGGCTTTGAACATCTCTGCACTTTGA